In one Juglans regia cultivar Chandler chromosome 11, Walnut 2.0, whole genome shotgun sequence genomic region, the following are encoded:
- the LOC108979658 gene encoding protein SMAX1-LIKE 4-like, with protein sequence MRSGACAAPQTLTAEAASVLKHSLSLARRRGHAQVTPLHVAATLLSSRASLLRRACLKSQPHQTSHPLQCRALELCFNVALNRLPTTPGPLLHGQPSLSNALIAALKRAQAHQRRGCIEQQQQQPLLTIKVELEQLIISILDDPSVSRVMREAGFSSTAVKNNIEDSSATSVFQCYNSSGGVFSSPCSPSPTETQRDIINPSTFWQTHFLTYSSEQNPVLFSPQKKVPTNPNIGSASVKEDIKLVFEVLLRKDKRKNTVIVGDSVPITEGLVAEFMSRLERGEVPEELKSTHLIKFQFAPVSLRFMKKEDVEMSLSELKRNVDSLTSGGSGAIVYTGDLKWTVETTFNEREGDFSSGDQMSGYNPVDHLVAEIGRLVSGYGSSNTKVWLMATASYQTYMRCQIRQPPLEVQWTLQAVSVPSGGLGLSLHSSSVLDSNITFSKNPYQVLETKPFSCKEEQEDKLTCCAECASSYEKEADLFKTSQQKLLPPWLQPQGTEARQKDEMVELRRKWNRLCLSQHQGRHSRNNMTSALYNKQSVIGKSYTSPYPWWPSQNSIFPHSNSISFANSALKSTHSSNLVPRFRRQQSCSTIEFNFNGGTQKHQSAEPSLHSLKDTDGKEVKITLALGNSLFSDSAKLVEQKSERTMQRADTCKLLQENVPWQSETIPSIAEAMIDSKLAKQETWLLIQGEDSIGKRRLARAIAESIFGSADFLLHMDMRKRDNELTPCSDILTKALKNHGQLVVLVEDIDLADTQFMKFLADRYEAGKFGESSKSERSVGRAIFILTKGGSTSYEDKKNVQDFVIKLNLEIDETKPVLGTPKFDLKRKPKWDFSSNTKSPRIEEKEDATSAAGETGNGKKDFSRQSSFNTLDLNLIADENDESEDKPGEHSPISSDLTRETTTDPRSPHGFLELIENRYVFDRSPARDREMIELFMSKIKGSFEEVCGKQNMGSFSVEERVLEEVLVGSASFPNSLFEKWLKDIFQTSLQTVKFGGKRGISVRLCLDIGKGGGILDDGFLGSCLPKKIQVSNYMD encoded by the exons ATGCGCTCAGGAGCTTGTGCGGCGCCGCAGACCCTCACAGCAGAGGCTGCTTCAGTCTTGAAGCACTCTCTCAGCTTGGCAAGGAGGAGGGGCCATGCTCAGGTCACTCCTCTCCATGTGGCTGCCACTTTGCTGAGTTCAAGGGCCAGTCTATTGAGAAGGGCTTGCCTCAAATCTCAGCCTCACCAGACATCACATCCTCTCCAATGCAGAGCTCTTGAGCTCTGCTTCAACGTGGCTCTGAATAGGCTGCCAACCACGCCTGGTCCTCTGCTACATGGCCAGCCTTCTCTATCCAATGCTCTGATCGCGGCACTCAAAAGAGCACAGGCACACCAAAGAAGAGGCTGCATAGAACAACAGCAACAGCAGCCACTTTTAACCATAAAGGTCGAGTTAGAACAGCTTATCATATCCATCTTAGATGACCCTAGTGTCAGCAGGGTTATGAGAGAGGCTGGATTCTCTAGCACTGCTGTCAAAAACAACATAGAGGACTCTTCAGCCACTTCTGTGTTTCAGTGTTACAATAGTTCAGGTGGGGTTTTTTCCTCACCTTGTTCACCCTCTCCTACTGAAACCCAGAGAGATATCATCAACCCTAGCACTTTCTGGCAGACGCATTTCTTAACTTACTCTTCTGAACAAAACCCAGTTCTCTTCTCCCCTCAAAAGAAAGTTCCAACCAATCCCAATATAGGTTCAGCCTCCGTTAAGGAAGATATCAAGCTGGTCTTTGAGGTCCTTCTGAGGAAGGATAAGAGAAAGAACACCGTGATCGTTGGTGACTCGGTGCCGATCACTGAAGGCCTGGTAGCAGAGTTCATGTCAAGGCTCGAGAGAGGAGAGGTCCCTGAAGAGCTGAAATCGACCCATTTAATCAAATTTCAGTTTGCACCAGTTTCTTTAAGATTCATGAAGAAGGAAGATGTGGAGATGAGCCTTTCAGAACTGAAAAGGAATGTGGATTCTCTTACATCAGGAGGGAGTGGAGCCATTGTTTACACTGGCGACCTGAAATGGACGGTCGAGACAACTTTTAACGAGAGAGAAGGAGATTTCTCTAGTGGAGATCAAATGTCAGGTTATAACCCAGTTGATCACCTTGTGGCGGAAATAGGAAGGTTAGTCTCTGGATATGGCAGCTCGAACACAAAGGTATGGTTAATGGCGACTGCAAGTTACCAGACATACATGAGGTGCCAAATAAGGCAACCCCCACTTGAGGTTCAATGGACTCTTCAAGCCGTTTCCGTTCCTTCGGGTGGACTTGGTTTAAGCCTCCACAGTTCCAG TGTGCTTGATTCAAATATAACATTCTCCAAGAACCCATATCAAGTGCTGGAAACAAAGCCATTTAGTTGCAAGGAGGAACAAGAAGATAAGCTCACTTGCTGTGCAGAATGTGCCTCCAGTTATGAAAAAGAAGCTGATTTGTTCAAAACTAGCCAGCAAAAGCTCTTGCCTCCTTGGCTGCAACCTCAGGGAACTGAAGCCCGTCAAAAG GATGAAATGGTTGAGTTGAGGAGAAAGTGGAACAGGCTATGCCTGAGCCAACACCAGGGCAGGCATTCTCGGAACAACATGACTTCCGCTTTGTACAACAAACAAAGTGTAATTGGAAAGAGCTATACTTCACCCTACCCTTGGTGGCCGAGTCAGAACAGCATCTTCCCTCACTCGAATTCGATTTCCTTTGCCAATTCAGCTTTGAAATCCACCCACAGCTCCAATCTCGTGCCTAGATTCAGAAGACAACAGTCCTGCAGTACCATTGAATTCAATTTCAATGGTGGTACCCAGAAACACCAATCAGCGGAACCGAGCTTGCATTCTCTAAAAGACACTGATGGGAAGGAAGTAAAGATCACCCTTGCTCTGGGAAATTCTCTTTTCTCTGATTCAGCAAAATTGGTGGAGCAGAAAAGTGAAAGAACAATGCAACGAGCTGATACATGCAAGCTACTACAAGAGAATGTGCCATGGCAATCTGAAACCATTCCCTCAATAGCAGAGGCCATGATCGACTCCAAGCTGGCAAAGCAGGAGACGTGGTTACTGATTCAGGGGGAGGATTCGATAGGAAAAAGAAGGTTGGCACGAGCAATTGCAGAATCCATTTTCGGGTCTGCTGATTTTCTACTCCATATGGACATGAGGAAAAGAGATAATGAATTGACCCCATGTTCTGACATCCTTACGAAAGCCTTGAAGAACCACGGACAGCTTGTCGTCTTGGTGGAAGACATTGATCTGGCCGATACCCAATTCATGAAATTCCTAGCTGATAGATACGAAGCAGGAAAATTCGGAGAATCAAGCAAAAGTGAGAGAAGTGTAGGCCGAGCAATATTCATATTGACTAAAGGTGGTTCAACGAGCTATGAAGATAAGAAGAACGTCCAAGATTTTGTCATCAAGCTGAACTTGGAAATCGATGAAACAAAACCTGTTTTGGGGACACCTAAGTTCGATCTCAAGCGAAAACCTAAGTGGGACTTTTCAAGCAACACAAAGAGTCCaagaatagaagaaaaggaagatgcAACTTCGGCGGCGGGAGAGACAGGCAACGGCAAGAAAGACTTCTCAAGGCAATCAAGCTTCAATACCCTTGATCTGAACCTTATAGCCGATGAGAACGATGAAAGCGAGGACAAACCAGGGGAGCATAGCCCCATCTCGAGCGATTTGACTCGTGAAACCACAACCGATCCCCGAAGCCCACATGGGTTCCTTGAGTTGATCGAGAACCGCTATGTTTTCGACCGAAGCCCCGCTCGGGATAGAGAGATGATAGAGCTTTTCATGTCGAAGATCAAAGGGTCATTCGAGGAGGTTTGTGGGAAGCAAAACATGGGAAGTTTTAGCGTAGAAGAGAGGGTGTTAGAGGAGGTGTTAGTTGGGTCTGCTTCTTTCCCCAACAGCTTGTTTGAGAAATGGCTGAAAGACATTTTTCAAACGAGCTTGCAAACGGTCAAATTTGGCGGGAAGAGAGGCATTTCtgttaggctgtgtttggatattggCAAAGGAGGGGGGATTTTGGATGATGGCTTCTTAGGCTCTTGTCTGCCTAAGAAAATCCAAGTTTCTAATTATATggactaa